TCCGGTCGTTTATTTAGTCCCAAATATCCGGCGTCACCGTAGAAAACCTCGTCTTCCGGCCTCATTAGCTTTGACGCTTCGGCTATGTCATGCACATTTGCGCCTGTTGCCGCTATACCATGAATATAACCGGTCCCTGCGTCCACACCGATATGGCATTTCATGCCGAAATACCACTGATTACCCTTCTTTGTTTGGTGCATCTCCGGATCGCGGCTACCGCTTGCGTTCTTCGTTGAGGATGGCGCGCTGATCAGTGTGGCGTCAACAATGGTTCCACCTTTCATGATATGTCCGCACTGTTCCAAACAACGGTTGATCGCCTCAAAGAATGCCTTCCCTAAGCCGCTTTCCTCAATCAAATGACGGAATTTGAGCAGGGTGGTCGCATCCGGCGCCTGCTCATGTATGAAGTCTATTCCCATAAATTTTCGCATGGCGTAACTGTCGTAAATGGCATCCTCTACACCTTCGTCAGAAAGGCTAAACCATATCTGCAGCAGATACATTCTCAGCATTTTTTCAATCCCGAGCGGTGGACGACCGCGCTTACCGTCAAAATAGTGCGGCTGTATAAGCGCCACCCATTCGTCCCAGGGGATGATCTCGTTCATTATTTCAAGAAATTCTTCTCGTTTCGTTTTCTTCCGTCGGTTTGAGTATTCTATATCCGAAAAGGTTTGTTGCCCCATTTTTACCACCTGTTACTGTTTTCTTTAATTTTACCATTTTTTTGTCCGGGGGGCGATTTAATCAGTGTTTCCTTAGAAATACGATGGATGTTGCGGCTACCTGAGCATCATAGTTTCGTCCTTGGTATTCTTTAGCCAGAGCCAAATACGACTTGCATACTTTGAAGAAAACTTCTATGTCCCAGCGTTTGCCGTAAATACGGACAATTTCTTCTTCAGATAGCTCCAAGTCCGTACTCAGGAGGGCCAGCCAGTTTTTCGATCGCCTGTCCTGAACAAAAACAATTTTCACATCGGTTAAGTCTTGAATATTTTTGGTCTCACGTATTTGAACTGTTATTGAACCGATGATCCCTGTTTTAGCATCAGCAATATCACCTGCCAATTTACGAAGTTCCTGAAGGGGCTGCCATTTTCCGTTATAGTGGTAATGAATTTTCTCTGTAATCTTCAACATGCAAATAACATCGCGCTTTTCTTGTTTGACCCTTAAGATCGTCTTAGGATGGGCAAACCAGCTGTCAAAAAGAACGTACTTAGCTGGAATATGAGCAGCACAGTGGAGAAGATTAATCAAAGCATCGGTTGTACTCCCCATCGCCTCGGTTCTTCTTTTGTAAGCAATCGTTCGCTTATCCAAAGGCTTGGCCGGATTCAAGATCTTCTCCGGTTTCTGGGAACTTAAGAGTGAAAAACCAATAGGCAGAAATGTGTTTCCATCGGACCAGCCCAAAGTCAGCATTCGAAAGCCTTTCACAAATTTATGGGTTGTGTGGTCAAAGACCCGAGTCATCAGTTCAACTTTCTTACTTCGACTTCTGCTGTAAAGAGAATCATCAACAATGAGTACCGATTTCCGATCATCACTGGTCAAACCATTAACAAAATCAATGACCTTAGATGCTAGTAACAACAGGAGTTTTGACCAATTATAATGACCGGAGTTTAAGAAGCGATAGGCTGTATTTTTACGGAAAGATAATTCTTCGGGTTTCATTTCAAGTGTTCTAAAGAGATTCTTTCCGGTAAAAACAAGGGTGAAAAGTTCTTTTAAAATAGTCACACACGGAATTCCTGATTCTTTATAAAAATTGCAACGTTTAAGGAGCTTGGAAAATGAATTCTGGATAAAATATTGATCGATTCGTGAGGAAACAGCATTTTCGTTACTCGTCAAATCTGGTATAATACTGGTCATAGGAAACCTCCAAAGTACTGGTATTATTGGGTTTGTGGTTATTCTCATTATACCAGATTTGGTGGTTTCCTTGTTGTATTTAACCATACTTTCAAAGACTTTCAAGGTTTCAACCTACCCGACAGGGTGGGAAAGTTGAGTTAGTAATATAAAAAATACTGCGGCAAGAGCGGTTACAATTTGGCAGCTTACTTTATTGATTTTATTTTCTTTATCTAACGGGAAAATCGAGAAGAAATAAATTAAAGCCACTGCGGTTAGCAAAAAAGTTATGTACTCCAATTCTTTACCTAGAAACAAACCACGGCTGGAAGCTTGAGCCAGAAGTATTGCTAAACCAAGGAAATAATTTAACCAAAATAAAGCGCGGGCCTGTACTAAAGATGGACGTTTCAACCAGGCTATAAATCCCAGGAACCAGAAAATGAACCCAAGTAAGAAATATGGAAGTATAGCTAACATCCTTTGTAAAGCAGGTGGATTTTCTATAGTAATAGTCTGTTCTGTTGTATTTTCTTTAGCAGAAAAACTAATACTGTTAGCTCCTTCGGCCCGCCCCCATTTTCTTAAGATATGATAATTTCCTGCATCCTCCGAATTGATTTTGAAGATCTGATCACCGAACCGGATACCCGATTTATACCCTTCTCCGTTCTGATTGGCAGTAACCACATACCAGTGACCGTCAGAGTTATTAATATCTAAACCAATAAAAGGGCGCTGTGAACAGGAAAAGAAGTAGACTATCCCTATAAAAATAAATATTGCACTGGCTAAATAATAAACTTTTTTTTTATAAATCTTTCCAAATAAAATATTCATATTCACGAAACACTTCCCTTATTATGTATACTACCAGGCATTTCTTTACGGTCGTGCCTGGCAGTATAGTCTATGTTTATATGAAAGACAATTTGATTTAAGCTGAAAGTGATAAGTTTAAATTTTACATCCAACTCTCCATTGGAGATGCAGTGATAAGAGCAGCGCCTCCAGAAACTCTGTAACCGGATAAAACTTTTTGTACAGCAGTGAACTCATTTGACTTAACCTTGTTACCTTGTTGGCTGTTTTGTGCCAACAACATCTTGGGATTTCTAACACAATCATGAACCAAATTAGCAATACTCTCGTAGTTCATCGAGAAAACCCCCTTTTTAAACACAAGTCATCTGCGGTGTTCTTTGTTAAGATAGTTTGACATGGGAAACTTCCAGCTTAACCAATTTTATGTAAATTTCGCCACAAAATGT
This genomic stretch from Dehalobacter restrictus DSM 9455 harbors:
- a CDS encoding IS4 family transposase; amino-acid sequence: MTSIIPDLTSNENAVSSRIDQYFIQNSFSKLLKRCNFYKESGIPCVTILKELFTLVFTGKNLFRTLEMKPEELSFRKNTAYRFLNSGHYNWSKLLLLLASKVIDFVNGLTSDDRKSVLIVDDSLYSRSRSKKVELMTRVFDHTTHKFVKGFRMLTLGWSDGNTFLPIGFSLLSSQKPEKILNPAKPLDKRTIAYKRRTEAMGSTTDALINLLHCAAHIPAKYVLFDSWFAHPKTILRVKQEKRDVICMLKITEKIHYHYNGKWQPLQELRKLAGDIADAKTGIIGSITVQIRETKNIQDLTDVKIVFVQDRRSKNWLALLSTDLELSEEEIVRIYGKRWDIEVFFKVCKSYLALAKEYQGRNYDAQVAATSIVFLRKH
- a CDS encoding IS5 family transposase; this translates as MGQQTFSDIEYSNRRKKTKREEFLEIMNEIIPWDEWVALIQPHYFDGKRGRPPLGIEKMLRMYLLQIWFSLSDEGVEDAIYDSYAMRKFMGIDFIHEQAPDATTLLKFRHLIEESGLGKAFFEAINRCLEQCGHIMKGGTIVDATLISAPSSTKNASGSRDPEMHQTKKGNQWYFGMKCHIGVDAGTGYIHGIAATGANVHDIAEASKLMRPEDEVFYGDAGYLGLNKRPEITEDPHKSQIDYRIAERPGKKRSMDNGPARDFYCHIEFRKASVRAKVEHAFHIIKNIFGFKKVCYRGIAKNLNRLYMLAASANLLMCARSGGWRSQCA